The following coding sequences are from one Treponema bryantii window:
- a CDS encoding GH39 family glycosyl hydrolase, which translates to MNYKITGDENITFNNNAFYCIGTGRMGLALQKQYYEQLKFVQEKIGFEHIRGHGLFHNDMAIYREFQPGVPEFGPHAWEGRDEKKVQVEYNWTYLDMVMDSYKELHIKPFIELGFMPKQLASGDNTIFYWKGNTTPPNNYDRWANLIKATLQHLMDRYGTEEVVTWPVEVWNEPNLPGFWKDANMEEYFKLYDVSSRAVKEVDKRFKVGGPAVCGGTDKEWIKAFLEFVRKNKCPLDFVSRHHYTTEFPNYDGHYGYPKLHPKTKCFEQLDSTRGIVDSFKEFKGMDINVTEFNTSYIPNAPLHDMNLNAAYIALMLSTFGDNHKSYSYWTFGDIFEEGGVPYTPFHGGFGLVANGLIPKPTFWTFAFYKKLTKGYEKCVLKTPECIVTKCKDGSFRGIAWNIDDKLSGKEITLNLTLPMETKENVLITELVDEEVCNPLKVWHDMGEPANPSQDELELLRTSAQPFVKTERCKNKVSLNLKENAVCYFEIKSAPIKSDRGYTYGRLN; encoded by the coding sequence GTGAATTACAAAATCACCGGTGACGAAAACATCACCTTTAACAACAATGCTTTTTACTGTATCGGCACCGGCCGTATGGGTCTTGCGCTCCAGAAACAGTATTATGAACAGCTTAAGTTTGTGCAGGAAAAAATCGGCTTTGAACATATCCGCGGTCACGGACTTTTCCACAACGACATGGCAATTTACCGTGAATTCCAGCCGGGCGTTCCGGAATTTGGACCACACGCCTGGGAAGGCCGCGACGAGAAAAAAGTTCAGGTAGAATATAACTGGACCTACCTTGATATGGTAATGGATTCCTATAAGGAACTCCACATCAAACCGTTTATTGAACTGGGCTTTATGCCAAAACAGCTGGCAAGCGGAGATAACACAATCTTCTACTGGAAGGGAAATACAACACCTCCAAATAATTATGACCGCTGGGCAAATCTTATAAAGGCTACCCTTCAGCATCTTATGGACCGTTATGGAACAGAAGAAGTTGTTACATGGCCGGTTGAAGTATGGAATGAACCAAATCTTCCGGGCTTCTGGAAAGACGCAAACATGGAAGAATATTTTAAGCTTTATGATGTTTCTTCACGCGCAGTAAAAGAAGTTGATAAACGTTTTAAAGTTGGTGGTCCTGCAGTTTGCGGCGGAACAGACAAGGAATGGATAAAAGCTTTCCTCGAGTTTGTCCGCAAGAATAAGTGCCCTCTCGACTTTGTAAGCCGTCACCACTACACCACCGAGTTCCCTAACTATGACGGTCACTACGGTTACCCGAAACTTCACCCTAAAACAAAGTGTTTTGAACAGCTTGATTCAACCCGCGGAATTGTAGATTCCTTTAAGGAATTTAAAGGAATGGATATAAATGTAACAGAGTTTAATACATCATATATTCCAAATGCACCGCTTCACGACATGAATCTGAATGCAGCATACATTGCACTCATGCTTTCTACCTTTGGCGACAATCATAAATCATATTCATACTGGACCTTCGGCGATATTTTTGAAGAAGGAGGAGTTCCATACACCCCATTCCACGGAGGCTTTGGACTTGTTGCAAACGGACTTATTCCAAAACCAACATTCTGGACTTTTGCATTCTATAAAAAGCTTACAAAGGGCTATGAAAAATGTGTTCTGAAAACTCCTGAATGTATCGTTACAAAATGCAAAGACGGAAGTTTCAGAGGAATTGCATGGAATATTGATGACAAGCTCAGCGGTAAGGAAATCACTCTTAATCTTACACTTCCTATGGAAACAAAAGAAAATGTTCTCATTACAGAACTGGTAGATGAAGAAGTCTGCAACCCGCTTAAAGTCTGGCACGATATGGGAGAACCTGCTAATCCAAGTCAGGATGAACTGGAACTTCTGCGTACAAGTGCACAGCCGTTTGTAAAAACAGAGCGCTGCAAAAACAAAGTAAGCCTAAACCTCAAGGAAAACGCAGTCTGTTATTTTGAAATAAAGTCTGCCCCAATAAAGAGCGACCGCGGCTACACTTACGGAAGATTAAATTAG
- a CDS encoding SGNH/GDSL hydrolase family protein: MKNYLMNEIKNMRVQGRNVPGGVCADGSVQLFWAGSALELCVKAREVWAEISSDYDFHEIWLAVEVNGYQIARFAAPKEPSLICLAHNLDPEKENTISILKDTQPMPGDNKHSLKISSVSLDDNGVFVAPKPHSCKIEFIGDSITSGEGLAGKPDEMDWITQWFCGSKTYAVQTAKMLDADWMSISESGWGICWGWDGDVNSRIPLYYKQVCGVLGGDAQKASGTCNVLDFEGGSDYVVLNLGSNDNLGFKVHDDGKGIEGVAGIALVSEVKRFLGEIRQNNPRAKIIWTWGMLSLDIVPALISKGVEEYKSESGDKAVYTLELESIDALEKCDEDKGSRGHPGPITHKKAAQRIVDFIRGLN; encoded by the coding sequence ATGAAAAACTATTTAATGAATGAAATTAAAAATATGCGTGTTCAGGGACGTAATGTTCCCGGCGGTGTTTGTGCTGATGGTTCGGTTCAGCTTTTCTGGGCTGGTTCTGCGCTTGAGCTTTGTGTAAAGGCTCGTGAAGTTTGGGCTGAGATTTCCAGTGATTATGACTTTCATGAAATCTGGCTTGCTGTTGAAGTAAACGGTTATCAGATTGCGCGTTTTGCGGCTCCAAAGGAACCTTCTCTTATTTGTCTTGCTCATAATCTGGATCCTGAAAAAGAAAATACTATTTCTATCTTAAAAGATACTCAGCCTATGCCTGGGGATAATAAACACTCTTTAAAAATCAGCTCTGTTTCTCTTGATGATAATGGTGTTTTTGTTGCTCCAAAGCCTCACAGCTGTAAAATTGAATTTATTGGTGACAGTATTACTTCTGGTGAAGGGCTTGCAGGGAAGCCTGATGAAATGGACTGGATTACTCAGTGGTTCTGCGGAAGTAAAACTTATGCGGTGCAGACGGCTAAAATGCTTGATGCAGACTGGATGAGTATAAGTGAGAGTGGCTGGGGTATCTGCTGGGGCTGGGATGGAGATGTTAATTCCCGTATTCCACTTTACTACAAACAGGTTTGTGGTGTTCTTGGCGGTGATGCTCAGAAGGCTAGTGGAACTTGTAATGTTCTGGATTTTGAAGGCGGTTCTGATTATGTTGTGTTGAATCTTGGTAGTAATGATAATTTAGGTTTTAAGGTTCATGATGATGGTAAGGGAATAGAAGGGGTTGCAGGAATTGCACTTGTGTCTGAAGTAAAACGCTTCCTTGGGGAAATCAGACAGAATAATCCTCGTGCTAAAATCATCTGGACCTGGGGTATGCTTTCGCTTGATATTGTTCCGGCTTTAATTTCTAAGGGTGTTGAAGAATATAAGTCTGAAAGTGGAGACAAGGCTGTTTATACTCTTGAGCTGGAAAGTATAGATGCTCTGGAAAAGTGCGATGAAGATAAAGGTTCACGCGGACATCCGGGGCCGATTACTCATAAAAAGGCTGCTCAGCGGATTGTTGATTTTATCCGCGGATTGAATTAA
- a CDS encoding glycoside hydrolase family 130 protein, protein MAKIISGGNLPNIPWQDKPKDSWLPIWRYDANPVIGRNPFPGMARIFNSAVIPWEGKFKGVFRSEDPTGNPFLYLGDSEDGIHWEFQREKIHMHDPDGTPHDPYYAYDPRCVKVDDTYYIMWCGDFDGASIGVASTKDFKDFTRLENPFLPFNRNAVLFPKKIDGKFAMLSRPSDSGHTPFGDILLSYSPDMKYWGEHRLVMQKGGGAWWEGLKIGAGPAPIETDEGWLLFFHGVCQTCNGYVYSFSAAILDHDKPSIVKYRCKNYMLTPELPYETTGFVDNVCFPVAALTDQATGRIAIYYGCADTVVGLCFTTVDEAVKYVKEHNELNGLDKDEGRF, encoded by the coding sequence ATGGCAAAAATCATCAGTGGCGGAAATCTGCCAAACATTCCATGGCAGGATAAACCAAAAGACAGCTGGCTTCCAATCTGGCGTTATGACGCAAACCCGGTTATCGGAAGAAATCCATTCCCAGGCATGGCACGTATTTTCAATTCAGCAGTAATTCCATGGGAAGGAAAATTTAAGGGCGTTTTCCGCTCAGAAGATCCGACAGGAAATCCATTCCTCTACCTCGGCGATTCAGAAGACGGTATCCACTGGGAATTCCAGCGTGAAAAAATTCACATGCACGATCCAGATGGAACTCCACATGATCCATACTACGCTTATGATCCACGCTGTGTAAAAGTTGATGATACTTATTACATCATGTGGTGTGGTGATTTTGACGGTGCATCAATTGGTGTTGCAAGCACAAAAGACTTTAAGGATTTTACACGACTCGAAAATCCATTCCTTCCATTCAACCGCAACGCTGTTTTGTTCCCTAAGAAAATCGACGGCAAATTTGCAATGCTTTCACGTCCTTCAGATTCAGGACACACACCATTCGGCGATATCCTCCTTTCTTACTCTCCGGACATGAAGTATTGGGGCGAGCACAGACTCGTAATGCAGAAAGGCGGCGGAGCATGGTGGGAAGGCCTTAAGATTGGTGCAGGTCCAGCTCCTATTGAAACTGATGAAGGATGGCTTTTGTTCTTCCACGGAGTCTGCCAGACTTGTAACGGTTACGTTTATTCTTTCTCAGCAGCAATTCTCGATCATGACAAGCCATCAATCGTAAAATACCGCTGTAAGAATTACATGCTCACACCAGAACTTCCATACGAAACAACTGGCTTTGTAGACAACGTATGTTTCCCGGTAGCAGCCCTCACAGACCAGGCAACAGGCCGCATCGCAATCTACTACGGTTGTGCCGACACAGTTGTAGGCCTCTGCTTCACAACAGTAGACGAAGCCGTTAAATACGTAAAAGAACACAACGAACTTAACGGTCTCGACAAAGACGAAGGTCGTTTCTAA
- a CDS encoding Gfo/Idh/MocA family oxidoreductase, translated as MKNYVNWAILAPGRIANSMATAMNGIKDGKLPGISGDKIHLYAVASRNLERAKEFADKWHFEKAYGSYEELYKDPEVDAVYIANPHAFHLDSVLGCLNGGKHVLCEKPAGCSRNQLDKMTSLAREKNLFFMEAMWTAFNPCIREIKKEIAAGTIGNIINIDSRFCNRNPYDPDDRNYDPRQAGGALLDLGIYNIYFAMMLADFSPITAESSAVRMLKGVDAWNSVNLTFENGIVTSFQDAMDVPSTTGTHDAVIYGTKGFITVENFFCTQKADVHVYKNIWGSDNEVVREIREPFAVNGYEYECAHATEFILSGRTESDVHTFKKSEDLIDMMDTLRKDWNFKYPFED; from the coding sequence ATGAAAAACTACGTTAATTGGGCAATTCTTGCCCCAGGTCGCATTGCCAACAGTATGGCAACTGCAATGAATGGAATCAAAGACGGAAAATTACCAGGCATCAGCGGAGATAAAATCCATCTCTATGCCGTTGCAAGCCGTAATCTTGAACGCGCAAAAGAGTTTGCAGATAAATGGCATTTCGAAAAAGCATATGGAAGTTACGAAGAGCTTTACAAGGATCCGGAGGTTGATGCAGTTTATATTGCAAATCCTCATGCCTTTCACCTGGACTCTGTACTTGGCTGTCTGAATGGCGGTAAGCATGTACTTTGCGAAAAACCGGCCGGCTGTTCCCGTAATCAGCTTGATAAAATGACTTCACTCGCCCGCGAAAAAAATCTCTTTTTTATGGAAGCAATGTGGACAGCATTCAATCCATGTATCAGAGAAATCAAAAAAGAAATTGCAGCCGGAACAATCGGTAACATCATAAATATAGATTCGCGTTTCTGTAACAGAAATCCTTATGACCCGGATGATAGAAATTATGACCCGAGACAGGCCGGCGGTGCCCTGCTCGACCTTGGAATCTACAACATCTACTTTGCTATGATGCTGGCAGACTTCTCTCCAATTACAGCAGAAAGTTCTGCAGTCCGCATGCTTAAGGGTGTAGATGCATGGAACAGTGTAAATCTCACCTTTGAAAACGGCATCGTAACAAGTTTCCAGGATGCAATGGATGTTCCTTCAACAACAGGTACACATGATGCAGTTATCTATGGAACAAAGGGCTTCATTACCGTAGAAAACTTTTTCTGTACTCAGAAGGCAGATGTTCATGTTTACAAAAATATCTGGGGAAGCGATAATGAAGTTGTCCGCGAAATCAGGGAGCCATTTGCCGTAAATGGATACGAGTACGAATGCGCTCATGCAACGGAATTTATTCTCAGCGGCCGCACTGAATCTGATGTCCACACCTTCAAGAAATCAGAAGATTTGATTGATATGATGGACACTCTCAGAAAAGACTGGAATTTTAAATATCCTTTTGAAGATTAG
- a CDS encoding sugar phosphate isomerase/epimerase yields the protein MYLGISSSLAHTTPEDWAAKHKSLGLKTVNFPVDCTAGEEKIMAYKNAADAAGLTIAEVGIWRNTLAADLSERQHWIDYAVEQLKMADRIGARCCVNVVGTPYGPRWDGGYRENFSEELWTMAVRMIQEIIDRATPTRTKFSIESMPWMIPSSPDEYLRLMEEVDRPAFGAHLDVVNMITSPDRYFFNDRFLEECFTKLKGRICSCHLKDINLKQEYTFQLEECACGKGTLDLELYACLASAEDPQMPMIIEHLTTDEEYLESVKYVRERLGC from the coding sequence ATGTACTTAGGCATATCCTCATCACTCGCCCACACCACTCCCGAAGACTGGGCTGCAAAACATAAATCCCTTGGTCTTAAAACCGTAAACTTTCCAGTAGACTGTACAGCCGGCGAAGAAAAAATTATGGCCTATAAAAATGCCGCCGACGCTGCAGGCCTCACAATCGCCGAAGTTGGAATCTGGCGCAACACACTTGCCGCTGACCTCTCAGAGCGCCAGCACTGGATAGACTATGCTGTAGAACAGCTTAAAATGGCAGACCGCATCGGAGCACGCTGCTGCGTAAATGTTGTGGGAACACCGTACGGTCCCCGCTGGGACGGCGGCTACCGCGAAAACTTCAGCGAAGAATTATGGACCATGGCAGTCCGTATGATTCAGGAAATAATAGACCGTGCAACCCCTACCAGAACAAAGTTCAGCATTGAATCCATGCCGTGGATGATTCCAAGTTCGCCCGACGAATACCTCCGTCTTATGGAAGAAGTAGACCGTCCAGCCTTTGGAGCCCACCTCGACGTAGTAAACATGATTACCAGCCCAGACCGATACTTTTTCAACGACCGCTTCCTCGAAGAATGCTTCACAAAACTAAAGGGCCGAATCTGCAGTTGTCACTTAAAGGATATAAATTTAAAACAGGAATACACCTTCCAGCTCGAAGAATGTGCCTGTGGAAAAGGAACACTGGATCTCGAGCTGTACGCCTGTCTTGCAAGCGCAGAAGATCCTCAGATGCCGATGATTATCGAACACCTCACCACCGACGAAGAATATCTTGAAAGCGTAAAATATGTAAGAGAAAGACTTGGCTGTTAG
- a CDS encoding alpha-hydroxy acid oxidase — protein MEYTSNSDKITRDFFDSLLLEARYIDSDLPSTKLELYDRTFDTPIMTAALSHLGNTAENGMVKYAQAAAKANAVHWVGMGEDKELEEITATGAATIKIIKPHADNKEVFRKIEHAKKAGCFAVGMDIDHAFNGSGGYDNVLGLDMKPKSTEELRDFVQAAGIPFIVKGVLSTKDAEKCLKAGCKGIQLSHHHGIMQYAVPPLMMLCEILQVTRGEIPVFIDCGIESGMDVYKCLALGATAVSVGRHLMPLLKKGADATAARIKEMTGELATTMARTGVRDLNSFDPTVIHQRKF, from the coding sequence ATGGAATACACATCCAACTCAGACAAAATCACACGAGACTTCTTTGACTCACTTCTGCTCGAAGCCCGCTATATCGATTCTGACTTACCTTCAACAAAACTTGAGCTATACGACCGCACCTTTGACACACCGATAATGACAGCTGCTCTTTCTCATCTCGGCAACACTGCAGAAAATGGAATGGTAAAATATGCACAGGCCGCAGCAAAGGCAAACGCCGTTCACTGGGTTGGCATGGGAGAAGATAAAGAGCTTGAAGAAATAACCGCAACCGGTGCAGCCACAATAAAAATCATAAAACCGCATGCAGATAATAAGGAAGTTTTCCGCAAAATCGAACATGCAAAAAAGGCCGGCTGTTTTGCAGTTGGTATGGATATTGATCACGCCTTCAACGGAAGCGGTGGCTACGACAATGTCCTCGGCCTTGATATGAAACCGAAGTCTACAGAAGAACTCCGCGACTTTGTTCAGGCCGCTGGCATTCCATTTATCGTAAAGGGCGTACTCAGCACAAAAGACGCAGAAAAATGCCTTAAAGCCGGCTGCAAGGGAATCCAGCTTTCTCACCATCACGGAATAATGCAGTACGCAGTTCCACCGCTCATGATGCTGTGCGAGATTCTTCAGGTAACCCGCGGAGAAATCCCGGTATTCATTGACTGTGGAATCGAAAGCGGAATGGACGTTTACAAATGCCTCGCCCTCGGAGCCACAGCCGTAAGCGTTGGCCGCCATCTCATGCCTCTTTTGAAGAAAGGTGCCGATGCAACAGCCGCACGCATTAAGGAAATGACAGGCGAACTCGCTACCACAATGGCAAGAACCGGCGTCCGAGACCTGAACAGCTTCGACCCGACAGTTATCCATCAGAGAAAATTCTAA
- a CDS encoding beta-galactosidase family protein, translating into MSKVEIKDRFYVNGEPLQILSGAIHYFRVVPEYWRDRLEKLKNMGCNTVETYIPWNFHEPKKGVFEWNGIHDFCKFIEIAQELGLYLIIRPSPYICAEWEWGGLPSWLLAEPGMKLRCSYEPYLKHITDYYNQLIPKLVPYQIDNGGKIILIQVENEYGYYGDDTAYLQYLADLMRKLGITVPFVTSDGPWFKNIFTAGQLEGALPTGNFGSGCEWQFKNMKKMMPENLPLMNMEFWAGWFDAWGNKKKKASKLPINKLDYDYVVKNGHNINIYMFHGGTNFGFMNGSNYYGKLTPDTTSYDYDAPLSEDGKLTKKYFAFRNIIKNRKGDAAVPDINFSTKIESRAFGKISWTEKADLFENLDHISSPLHSICPLSMEEAGQSTGYILYRTKMKDDVAAKELIFKKCADRVHAFANGKKVFTAFDKEICSEQKGHWPLTFKEGKNWKITSEPGAQLDFLVENMGRVNFGHKLEEQKKGIYEEVLINTHCHYNWDIFTLPLDEAQMTELKNKGKWTTSSDSAAAQHPENPAFFRFNFDLSLTDSVYSDTYLDFAGWGKGCVFVNGFNIGRFWEIGPQKNLYIPGPLLKNGKNEIIIFETEGKRNNSITLCDKMKWIK; encoded by the coding sequence ATGAGTAAGGTAGAAATAAAAGACAGATTTTATGTAAATGGAGAGCCACTCCAGATTCTTTCAGGTGCAATTCATTATTTCCGCGTAGTACCAGAATACTGGCGGGACCGTCTGGAAAAACTCAAGAATATGGGCTGTAATACAGTTGAAACTTATATCCCATGGAATTTTCATGAGCCAAAGAAAGGTGTTTTTGAATGGAATGGCATTCATGATTTCTGTAAGTTCATTGAGATTGCTCAGGAACTCGGCCTTTATCTTATTATTCGCCCTTCCCCTTATATCTGTGCAGAATGGGAATGGGGCGGCCTTCCTTCATGGCTTTTAGCTGAACCAGGGATGAAACTCCGCTGTTCGTATGAACCTTACCTTAAGCATATTACAGATTACTATAATCAGCTGATTCCAAAGCTTGTTCCATATCAGATTGATAATGGCGGGAAAATCATTCTTATTCAGGTTGAAAATGAATACGGTTATTATGGTGATGATACTGCTTATCTTCAGTATCTTGCAGACCTTATGAGAAAACTTGGAATTACAGTGCCTTTTGTTACTTCTGATGGTCCGTGGTTCAAAAATATTTTTACCGCAGGCCAGCTCGAGGGCGCCTTGCCAACCGGAAACTTTGGATCTGGCTGTGAGTGGCAGTTCAAGAATATGAAAAAAATGATGCCGGAAAATCTACCGCTTATGAATATGGAATTCTGGGCAGGCTGGTTTGATGCATGGGGAAACAAAAAGAAAAAAGCCTCAAAATTGCCAATTAACAAGCTCGATTATGATTACGTTGTAAAAAACGGCCATAACATAAACATTTACATGTTCCATGGCGGCACAAATTTCGGCTTTATGAACGGCTCAAATTATTACGGTAAACTCACACCAGATACTACTTCTTATGATTATGATGCACCACTAAGCGAAGACGGAAAGCTGACAAAAAAATATTTTGCCTTCCGTAACATCATAAAGAACCGAAAAGGAGATGCAGCCGTACCAGATATTAACTTCTCAACAAAAATTGAAAGCCGCGCCTTCGGTAAAATCAGCTGGACAGAAAAAGCAGATTTATTTGAAAACCTCGACCATATCTCCAGCCCGCTTCACTCAATCTGCCCTCTTTCCATGGAAGAAGCAGGCCAATCCACCGGCTATATTTTATACCGCACAAAAATGAAAGATGATGTTGCCGCAAAGGAACTGATTTTCAAAAAGTGCGCAGACCGTGTTCACGCCTTTGCAAACGGAAAGAAGGTATTTACAGCTTTTGACAAAGAGATTTGCAGCGAACAGAAAGGCCACTGGCCGCTGACTTTTAAAGAAGGCAAAAACTGGAAAATAACCAGCGAACCAGGCGCACAGCTGGACTTCCTTGTAGAAAACATGGGCCGCGTAAATTTCGGTCATAAACTCGAAGAACAGAAAAAAGGCATTTATGAAGAAGTTCTGATTAACACACACTGCCACTATAACTGGGATATCTTTACCCTGCCTTTAGACGAAGCGCAGATGACAGAGCTTAAGAATAAAGGAAAGTGGACAACAAGTTCAGACAGTGCCGCAGCTCAGCATCCGGAAAATCCCGCTTTCTTCCGCTTCAACTTTGACCTCTCCCTCACCGACAGCGTTTATTCAGACACCTATCTTGATTTTGCAGGCTGGGGAAAAGGCTGCGTATTCGTAAACGGCTTTAATATCGGCCGCTTCTGGGAAATCGGACCGCAGAAAAACCTTTATATTCCAGGCCCACTCCTCAAAAACGGTAAAAATGAAATCATCATTTTTGAAACAGAAGGAAAACGAAACAACTCAATTACACTTTGCGATAAAATGAAATGGATAAAATAA
- a CDS encoding LacI family DNA-binding transcriptional regulator produces MAQKKKVRLSDIAEKLNTSTVTVSKALADKEGVGDELRQQIKDIAERMGYQIKKTAATASRTSAAGTGNIGILIPSRFFSPNVSYYWHIFNTLSTELLSRGYYSIMELLTNEDEQANKLPRMIQDNKVDGLIILGQTSDSFLEALNNEYQNFILFDFYSTKLPFDSISNDNYFCSYMMTDYVISQGHKKIRFVGNFGATTSISDRFMGFQKSMLENHLPCSAEDIINDRDENGTLIKINLPPAKSMPTAFICNCDETAANLILLLEEKGYKVPQDISVTGFDNYLPQKKTPVELTTVYIKPEDSTKIAAELIISKITGQPYIKGRHLVSGSLVIRNSVNSIRG; encoded by the coding sequence ATGGCACAAAAGAAGAAAGTTCGTTTATCAGACATTGCAGAAAAGCTTAACACAAGTACCGTTACCGTTTCCAAAGCTCTCGCCGATAAAGAAGGCGTTGGCGATGAACTCAGACAGCAGATCAAAGATATCGCAGAAAGAATGGGATATCAGATAAAGAAAACCGCTGCAACAGCAAGCAGAACATCAGCAGCAGGTACCGGCAACATCGGAATCCTTATTCCTTCCCGTTTCTTCTCGCCAAATGTTTCCTATTACTGGCATATTTTCAATACACTTTCAACAGAACTTTTGAGCCGCGGATACTACAGTATAATGGAGCTGCTCACAAACGAAGATGAACAAGCCAATAAACTGCCACGAATGATTCAGGATAATAAAGTTGATGGACTTATAATTTTAGGCCAGACCAGCGACAGTTTTCTCGAAGCTCTGAATAATGAATATCAGAACTTTATACTTTTTGATTTTTATTCAACAAAGCTTCCATTTGACAGCATTTCAAACGACAATTACTTCTGCTCTTATATGATGACAGATTACGTAATTTCTCAGGGCCATAAAAAAATCAGATTCGTAGGAAACTTTGGAGCAACAACTTCAATTTCCGATCGTTTCATGGGCTTCCAAAAATCAATGCTGGAAAATCACTTACCCTGCTCTGCAGAAGACATCATAAACGACCGCGATGAAAATGGCACTCTTATAAAAATAAATCTTCCACCTGCTAAAAGCATGCCTACAGCCTTTATCTGCAACTGCGATGAAACAGCCGCTAATCTCATTCTTCTCCTTGAAGAAAAAGGCTATAAAGTTCCGCAGGATATTTCCGTAACAGGCTTCGATAACTATCTGCCGCAAAAGAAAACACCCGTAGAACTTACCACAGTTTATATAAAGCCGGAAGATTCAACAAAAATTGCAGCCGAACTGATAATCAGCAAAATTACAGGACAACCATATATAAAAGGCCGCCATCTCGTAAGCGGCAGCCTTGTTATAAGAAATTCCGTTAATTCAATCCGCGGATAA
- a CDS encoding histidine phosphatase family protein translates to MRLIFIRHGDPDYIHDDLTEKGKREVALLTKRVCSWKNITAFYQSPLGRAKATAAPSLKALKRKAKTCSWLQEFKYKTRMTENYPNKKWVGKDVMCWDLLPEFFTSDKDFFDKDHWYDSKFMKSGNIEKYYKEVCDGIDGILAEYGYTRNNKNFYDVAKPVPNHNWHEPIERYHLTSVKDDYPEEPTLVFFCHLGVMFTIIAHLTGLSPMQLWQGFYVAPTSITILNSEERLAGQAWFRVERLGDTNHLTNGGEPISSSGYFAEVFRE, encoded by the coding sequence ATGAGACTTATATTTATCCGCCACGGCGATCCTGATTACATACATGATGACCTTACAGAAAAAGGAAAACGCGAAGTTGCACTGCTTACAAAACGCGTATGCTCCTGGAAAAACATTACAGCTTTTTACCAGTCTCCATTAGGACGCGCAAAAGCAACAGCCGCACCAAGCCTTAAAGCCCTTAAACGAAAAGCAAAGACCTGTTCATGGCTTCAGGAATTCAAATATAAAACACGCATGACAGAAAACTATCCGAATAAAAAATGGGTAGGAAAAGATGTTATGTGCTGGGATCTGCTTCCGGAGTTTTTTACTTCTGATAAAGACTTTTTCGATAAAGACCACTGGTATGATTCAAAATTCATGAAAAGCGGAAATATCGAAAAATACTACAAAGAAGTCTGCGATGGAATAGACGGCATTTTAGCTGAATACGGCTACACCCGAAACAATAAAAACTTTTATGATGTAGCAAAACCAGTTCCAAACCATAACTGGCACGAACCGATAGAACGATACCACTTAACCTCTGTAAAAGATGATTACCCTGAAGAGCCAACACTCGTTTTCTTCTGTCATCTTGGAGTAATGTTTACAATAATTGCACACCTTACCGGACTTTCTCCAATGCAATTGTGGCAGGGCTTTTATGTTGCCCCTACTTCAATCACAATCTTGAACAGCGAAGAAAGACTTGCAGGTCAGGCCTGGTTCCGCGTTGAAAGACTTGGTGATACAAATCATCTTACAAATGGTGGTGAACCAATAAGTTCCAGCGGTTATTTCGCAGAAGTTTTCAGAGAATAG
- a CDS encoding thiamine diphosphokinase translates to MRRCVVISAGEIRDYARARDLLREGDFFVFCDGGLAHADGLCVKPDLIVGDFDSCNSDVLLKWQDRCEVIQLPREKDDTDTLYAVKLAVERGFDDFLLLGSMGARFDHAFANVSILLYLDGLGKNAVLADDYSTMQVAGKNPLYIDDGCSYFSVLTIAGNVSGVSIKNAKYPLENARLNSDFQLGVSNEVLPGHTAEVSVEHGRVLVVVVA, encoded by the coding sequence ATGAGACGTTGTGTAGTTATTTCGGCTGGTGAGATAAGGGACTACGCGAGGGCCAGGGATTTACTGCGCGAGGGCGATTTTTTTGTTTTCTGCGATGGGGGGCTGGCGCACGCGGACGGTCTTTGTGTTAAGCCAGATCTTATTGTTGGTGACTTTGATTCGTGTAATTCTGACGTTTTATTAAAATGGCAGGATCGCTGTGAGGTTATCCAGCTTCCACGCGAAAAAGATGATACTGATACTTTATATGCCGTAAAACTAGCGGTTGAACGAGGCTTTGATGATTTTCTTTTGCTTGGTTCGATGGGCGCTCGTTTTGATCATGCGTTTGCAAATGTTTCTATTCTTTTGTATCTGGATGGTCTTGGAAAAAATGCTGTATTAGCTGATGATTATTCTACCATGCAGGTTGCAGGTAAAAATCCTCTTTATATCGATGATGGCTGCTCTTATTTTTCTGTGCTTACAATTGCCGGAAATGTGAGTGGAGTTTCAATAAAAAATGCCAAGTATCCGCTTGAAAATGCCAGATTGAATTCAGATTTTCAGCTTGGGGTTAGTAATGAAGTGCTGCCCGGCCACACTGCTGAGGTTAGTGTTGAGCACGGGCGGGTTCTTGTTGTGGTTGTTGCCTAA